From one bacterium genomic stretch:
- the rpsB gene encoding 30S ribosomal protein S2, whose amino-acid sequence MSSVTMREMLEAGVHFGHQTHRWNPKMNRYIFTERNGIHILDLSQTVRLFRAAYDKVRKVTAKGGRVLFVGTKSQAADIVREEALRCGEYYVNHRWLGGTLTNFNTIKRSIEHLIDIERKEADGTLDLLTKKERQSLLRERDKLEQNLGGIKEMKNLPGAIFIVDPVREGIAVREAQRLGIAVIAIADTNCDPDLIDFPIPGNDDAIRSIKLFTSEIANAVLEGKSARSTGAEAAPEFIPQAREEIPSSAAAYAVPEDEE is encoded by the coding sequence ATGTCAAGCGTCACCATGAGAGAGATGCTCGAAGCCGGCGTTCACTTCGGGCACCAGACCCATCGCTGGAATCCGAAGATGAACAGGTACATCTTCACCGAGCGCAACGGAATCCATATCCTCGACCTTTCCCAGACGGTCAGACTCTTCCGCGCCGCCTACGACAAGGTCCGCAAGGTCACCGCGAAGGGCGGAAGGGTTCTTTTCGTCGGCACCAAGAGCCAGGCGGCCGACATCGTACGAGAGGAAGCGCTCCGCTGCGGCGAATACTACGTCAACCACCGCTGGCTCGGCGGCACCCTGACCAACTTCAACACCATCAAGCGCTCCATCGAGCATCTCATCGACATCGAGCGCAAGGAAGCCGACGGCACCCTGGACCTCCTCACCAAGAAGGAGCGCCAGAGCCTTCTTCGCGAGCGTGACAAGCTTGAGCAGAACCTCGGCGGCATCAAGGAGATGAAGAATCTCCCCGGCGCCATCTTCATCGTCGATCCTGTCCGCGAAGGTATCGCCGTGCGCGAGGCGCAGCGCCTCGGAATAGCGGTCATAGCCATTGCCGACACAAACTGCGACCCCGACCTTATCGACTTCCCGATCCCCGGCAACGACGACGCCATACGCTCCATAAAGCTTTTCACCTCCGAGATAGCCAACGCCGTCCTCGAAGGCAAGAGCGCGAGGAGCACCGGCGCCGAAGCCGCGCCCGAGTTTATTCCGCAGGCCCGTGAGGAGATTCCCTCTTCCGCCGCCGCGTACGCTGTGCCCGAAGACGAAGAGTAG
- the tsf gene encoding translation elongation factor Ts yields the protein MSITANDVKLLREATGAGMMECKKALTEANGDMEKAIEYLRKKGMADAAKKAGRIASEGLVHAYIHGGGRIGVLLEVNCETDFVARTDKFKEFVNNVSLHIAATNPRWLSAEQADTAAIEKERAFLIEQAKESGKPMPVIEKMVEGRLQKYLKENCLLNQPFVKDPEITIGDYVKSMVSDIKENIQIRRYVRFELGEGLEKRSCDLAAEVAKQISEA from the coding sequence ATGAGCATTACCGCCAACGACGTTAAACTCCTGCGCGAAGCTACCGGCGCGGGTATGATGGAATGCAAGAAAGCCCTCACCGAAGCAAACGGCGACATGGAAAAGGCCATCGAGTACCTTCGCAAGAAGGGCATGGCCGACGCCGCGAAGAAAGCGGGCAGAATCGCCTCCGAAGGACTTGTCCACGCCTACATCCACGGCGGCGGCCGCATCGGAGTCCTTCTCGAAGTCAACTGCGAGACCGATTTCGTCGCCCGTACCGACAAGTTCAAGGAATTCGTGAACAACGTAAGCCTTCACATCGCCGCCACCAACCCCAGATGGCTCTCCGCCGAGCAGGCCGACACCGCCGCGATTGAGAAGGAAAGAGCCTTCCTCATCGAGCAGGCCAAAGAATCCGGCAAGCCGATGCCCGTCATCGAGAAGATGGTCGAAGGCCGCCTCCAGAAGTACCTCAAGGAGAACTGCCTCCTGAACCAGCCCTTCGTCAAGGATCCCGAGATCACCATCGGCGATTACGTGAAGAGCATGGTCTCCGACATTAAGGAAAACATCCAGATTCGCCGTTACGTCCGGTTTGAGCTGGGCGAGGGTCTCGAAAAGAGAAGCTGCGATCTCGCGGCCGAAGTAGCAAAACAGATCAGCGAGGCGTAA
- a CDS encoding UMP kinase — MAGAEVKKAAYKRVLLKLSGEALMGQKGYGIDQTIVDRIASEVLEVQAMGVETALVVGGGNIFRGLSGATRGMDRSTADYMGMLATIMNSLALQDAIERQGGATRVMSALHVSEVAENYIRRRAVRHLEKGRVVIFAAGTGNPYFSTDTAAGLRAMEIGADALFKGTKVDGVYDKDPMKHPDAVRFSRLTYLDVLNRDLKVMDSTAISLCRDNNLPIVVFDFTVPGNIPRVIGGEDLGTIVGG, encoded by the coding sequence ATGGCCGGTGCTGAAGTTAAAAAAGCGGCCTACAAGAGGGTGCTTTTAAAACTCTCCGGCGAGGCTCTGATGGGACAGAAGGGCTATGGAATCGACCAGACGATAGTCGACCGCATAGCCTCCGAGGTTCTTGAAGTGCAGGCTATGGGCGTTGAAACAGCCCTCGTGGTCGGCGGCGGAAACATCTTCAGGGGGCTCTCAGGGGCCACAAGGGGGATGGACCGTTCCACGGCCGACTACATGGGCATGCTGGCCACCATAATGAACAGCCTCGCGCTCCAGGACGCCATCGAAAGGCAGGGGGGCGCCACCCGCGTGATGAGCGCCCTTCACGTCTCCGAGGTCGCCGAGAACTATATCCGCAGGAGGGCCGTCCGCCACCTTGAAAAGGGGCGGGTGGTCATCTTCGCGGCGGGCACCGGCAACCCCTACTTCAGCACCGACACCGCCGCCGGCCTCCGGGCCATGGAGATCGGCGCGGACGCCCTTTTCAAGGGGACCAAGGTGGACGGGGTCTACGACAAGGACCCGATGAAACATCCCGACGCCGTCCGCTTTTCGCGTCTTACTTACCTCGACGTGCTTAACCGCGACCTTAAAGTTATGGACTCCACCGCGATATCCCTGTGCCGGGACAATAATCTTCCGATAGTCGTCTTCGACTTTACCGTTCCCGGCAACATCCCGAGGGTAATCGGCGGAGAAGACCTCGGCACCATAGTAGGAGGTTGA
- a CDS encoding ribosome recycling factor — MEKAIEALERNFGRVRTGRASLTLLDGIRVDYYGTPTPISQVAALSIPEPRLIVVSPWEAKMVSAIEKAILQSDMDITPSSDGKVVRIPIPKLSEERRKDLVKVVRQMTEEAKVAVRNLRRDANAVLDKMQKDKLLSEDDNRKFKDEIQKLTDDFVKKADAAQSAKEAEVLEV, encoded by the coding sequence ATGGAAAAGGCGATAGAGGCTCTCGAACGCAACTTCGGCCGCGTGCGCACCGGCAGGGCCAGCCTTACCCTTCTTGACGGGATACGGGTCGATTACTACGGCACCCCGACGCCGATAAGTCAGGTCGCCGCGCTCTCCATCCCCGAGCCGCGCCTCATAGTGGTTTCGCCCTGGGAGGCCAAGATGGTCTCCGCCATCGAAAAGGCGATACTGCAATCCGACATGGACATAACGCCCTCCTCGGACGGCAAGGTCGTCCGCATACCGATACCCAAGCTCAGCGAAGAGCGCAGAAAAGACCTCGTCAAGGTCGTCCGCCAGATGACCGAGGAGGCGAAGGTCGCCGTCCGCAACCTTCGCAGGGACGCCAACGCGGTTCTCGACAAGATGCAAAAGGACAAGCTCCTCAGCGAAGACGACAACCGGAAATTCAAGGACGAGATTCAGAAGCTGACGGACGACTTCGTGAAAAAGGCCGATGCGGCGCAGAGCGCGAAGGAAGCCGAAGTTCTGGAAGTGTAA
- the uppS gene encoding di-trans,poly-cis-decaprenylcistransferase — MPKSRGEESHVPRHVAIIMDGNGRWAAGKFLGRIRGHIAGVGAVRKVVRAASDAGVRYLTLFAFSSENWQRPKPEVEALMLLLERNLLAEAEELAREGVRVRIIGKLDDLPKGAASAARKTEEITGGGRKMDLLLAISYGGRQEILDAVKKIIVDGVKPEEINEETFRQRLYAPDVPDPDLLIRTSGEMRISNFLLWQLAYSELYVTDVLWPDFDEAEFKRALDVFASRERRFGKTSEQLTRD, encoded by the coding sequence ATGCCGAAATCGAGGGGAGAGGAAAGCCACGTTCCGCGCCATGTCGCCATTATCATGGACGGCAACGGGCGTTGGGCGGCGGGCAAGTTTCTCGGGCGCATACGCGGGCACATCGCCGGCGTAGGCGCGGTCAGAAAGGTCGTCCGCGCCGCCAGCGACGCGGGGGTGCGCTACCTCACCCTTTTCGCTTTCTCCTCGGAGAACTGGCAGCGGCCGAAGCCCGAAGTCGAGGCGCTGATGCTGCTGCTGGAGAGAAATCTCCTCGCGGAGGCGGAGGAACTGGCCAGGGAAGGGGTCCGGGTACGGATTATCGGAAAGCTCGACGATCTCCCGAAGGGAGCGGCCAGCGCCGCGAGAAAGACCGAGGAGATTACCGGTGGCGGCCGCAAGATGGACCTTCTGCTCGCAATCTCCTACGGCGGCAGGCAGGAGATACTCGACGCCGTAAAGAAAATCATAGTCGACGGGGTAAAACCCGAAGAGATTAACGAAGAGACCTTCCGCCAGCGCCTCTACGCCCCCGACGTGCCCGATCCCGATCTTCTGATACGGACCAGCGGAGAGATGCGCATCTCGAATTTCCTTCTCTGGCAGCTAGCCTACAGCGAGCTTTACGTAACAGACGTTCTGTGGCCCGATTTTGACGAAGCGGAGTTCAAAAGGGCGCTCGACGTCTTTGCCTCACGGGAACGGCGCTTCGGCAAAACCAGCGAACAGCTGACAAGGGACTGA
- a CDS encoding 1-deoxy-D-xylulose-5-phosphate reductoisomerase — protein MKTLAILGSTGSIGESALRVVAEFPERFRVKALAAGTRVSRVAEQARAFGVELVSVAREEDAAALRRELPGVEVLCGAEGLLRVATAEGADMVVSALVGAVGLLPTHKALLAGKDVALANKETLVIAGEAILAAAKATGARLLPVDSEHSAIFQAIDKRAPGEIRRIILTASGGPFRGRKKEELKRVTAAEALRHPNWSMGPKITVDCATLMNKGLEVIEARWLFDMAPEKISVTVHPQSIVHSMAEFIDGSVIAQLGVPDMRGPIAYALAYPERVPLGGMELDLRKAGALTFEEPDIEAFPALGLAYDALRAGGTMPAVLSGANEVAVEAFLNGIIGFQEIPALVADAMEKHDTKNSPSVETALWADGWARDAANEWIRARVKN, from the coding sequence ATAAAAACCCTCGCCATACTCGGTTCCACCGGGTCGATTGGAGAGAGCGCCCTTCGCGTTGTCGCCGAGTTTCCGGAGAGGTTTCGGGTAAAGGCTCTGGCGGCGGGCACAAGGGTTTCGAGGGTCGCGGAGCAGGCCCGGGCCTTCGGGGTGGAGCTCGTCTCCGTCGCCCGGGAAGAGGACGCCGCCGCCCTCAGGAGGGAACTTCCCGGCGTAGAGGTCCTTTGCGGCGCTGAGGGGCTTCTTCGTGTCGCCACGGCGGAGGGAGCCGACATGGTCGTCTCCGCTCTCGTCGGCGCGGTTGGGCTACTTCCGACCCACAAGGCCCTTCTCGCGGGCAAGGACGTAGCCCTCGCCAACAAGGAAACCCTCGTCATAGCCGGCGAGGCCATCCTCGCGGCGGCGAAGGCTACCGGCGCGCGCCTCCTTCCCGTAGACAGCGAACACTCCGCAATCTTTCAGGCGATAGACAAAAGAGCGCCCGGAGAGATACGGAGGATTATCCTCACCGCTTCGGGCGGGCCCTTCCGCGGGCGCAAAAAAGAGGAGCTCAAAAGAGTCACCGCCGCCGAGGCCCTTCGCCACCCGAACTGGTCGATGGGGCCGAAGATTACCGTGGACTGCGCCACCCTGATGAACAAGGGGCTCGAAGTCATAGAAGCCAGATGGCTCTTCGACATGGCTCCCGAAAAGATCTCCGTCACCGTACACCCCCAGTCGATAGTCCATTCGATGGCCGAGTTCATCGACGGGTCGGTGATAGCCCAGCTGGGAGTGCCCGACATGCGCGGGCCGATAGCCTACGCGCTGGCCTACCCCGAGAGGGTGCCCCTCGGTGGGATGGAGCTTGACCTTCGGAAGGCGGGCGCGCTGACCTTCGAGGAGCCCGACATAGAAGCTTTCCCCGCTCTCGGGCTTGCCTACGACGCCCTGCGGGCCGGGGGGACGATGCCCGCCGTTCTTTCGGGGGCCAACGAGGTCGCGGTGGAGGCGTTCCTGAATGGTATAATCGGCTTTCAGGAGATCCCCGCCCTCGTCGCCGACGCGATGGAAAAACACGATACGAAAAACTCTCCCAGCGTCGAGACGGCCCTGTGGGCCGACGGCTGGGCGAGAGACGCCGCCAACGAGTGGATTAGAGCGCGAGTGAAAAATTGA
- the rseP gene encoding RIP metalloprotease RseP, with the protein MTTIISFVILLGVLIFVHELGHFAVAKLIGVKVLRFSLGFGPILLRYQKGETEYAISAFPLGGYVKFHGGDLTGEVEDDEDKERAFPSRPVWERMLTVVAGPLMNIILAVFLFSAIALQGTQARMATVGDVSEGLPAKEAGIMAGDKVVAVDGKEVSTWDEMAMAIYNSRGNELQIAVQRGAERMTFKVTPKMVAEGAEKEPRPVVGIKWSGEVVPRNDGVSLLRAPVEGVKQTWEYSVMTLEVVGKLVTGRGSRDDVGGPVAIAGLAGDAMRAGIMAFVYLMAVLSVNLGVLNLLPMPILDGGVLVFFLIEAVRGKPVSERTREIAQQVGFVVLVMLMIFLVYNDVARLIG; encoded by the coding sequence TTGACTACGATAATATCCTTCGTAATTCTCCTCGGAGTCCTCATCTTCGTCCACGAACTGGGCCACTTCGCCGTGGCCAAGCTCATAGGTGTAAAGGTGCTCCGCTTCTCGCTTGGCTTCGGCCCCATCCTGCTTCGATACCAGAAGGGCGAAACCGAATACGCCATCTCCGCTTTCCCCTTGGGAGGCTACGTCAAATTCCACGGCGGCGATCTTACCGGCGAGGTGGAGGACGACGAGGACAAGGAGAGGGCTTTCCCCTCGCGTCCCGTCTGGGAAAGGATGCTCACGGTCGTCGCCGGGCCGCTGATGAACATCATCCTCGCAGTGTTTCTTTTTTCCGCCATCGCCCTTCAGGGCACGCAGGCCAGGATGGCCACCGTCGGCGATGTCAGCGAGGGGCTGCCCGCGAAGGAAGCCGGAATAATGGCGGGCGACAAGGTGGTCGCGGTAGACGGCAAGGAGGTCTCCACCTGGGACGAGATGGCTATGGCCATTTACAACTCCAGAGGGAACGAGCTCCAGATCGCCGTCCAGAGGGGCGCCGAGCGCATGACTTTCAAGGTCACCCCGAAGATGGTCGCCGAGGGAGCGGAGAAAGAGCCGCGCCCGGTGGTGGGGATTAAATGGTCCGGCGAGGTGGTTCCTAGAAATGACGGCGTTTCCCTCCTGCGCGCGCCCGTGGAGGGGGTGAAGCAGACCTGGGAATACTCCGTCATGACCCTCGAAGTGGTCGGCAAGCTTGTCACGGGCAGGGGCAGCAGGGACGACGTGGGCGGGCCGGTGGCCATAGCCGGGCTCGCGGGCGACGCTATGCGGGCCGGAATCATGGCTTTCGTCTACCTGATGGCGGTCCTAAGCGTCAACCTCGGCGTGCTCAATCTCCTTCCGATGCCGATTCTCGACGGCGGGGTGCTGGTGTTCTTCCTCATCGAAGCGGTGAGGGGCAAGCCCGTAAGCGAGCGCACCCGCGAAATCGCCCAGCAGGTCGGGTTCGTCGTGCTGGTCATGCTGATGATCTTTCTGGTCTACAACGACGTTGCGAGACTCATAGGCTGA
- the tsaB gene encoding tRNA (adenosine(37)-N6)-threonylcarbamoyltransferase complex dimerization subunit type 1 TsaB gives MTVALLIALDTSAGSTGAALAGEGRVLASSLTTGTGRHSESLFRQIEAVLAGAKKDKREIRAVAVTHGPGSFTGLRVGLATAKGLAFGLSVKAIGVSSLRALALGAGEFDGVIAAVLDARKQQVYGALYDGKSFVEVSPEGAFDPGDFAKKALETGKKILFTGSGTGAYRETWRAVLGENFATAPEEKWNIDPGVVALLGLAAFEAGRGVDPSELRPVYHRLSEAEEKARKP, from the coding sequence CTGACAGTGGCGCTTCTTATCGCCCTAGACACCTCCGCGGGTTCCACCGGGGCCGCACTGGCGGGCGAGGGCAGGGTTCTGGCCTCTTCGCTGACAACCGGCACGGGAAGGCACAGCGAATCTCTCTTTCGTCAGATAGAAGCGGTGCTCGCCGGGGCGAAAAAAGACAAGCGCGAAATACGCGCCGTAGCCGTTACCCACGGCCCCGGCTCCTTTACCGGCCTTCGGGTCGGGCTGGCGACGGCGAAGGGATTGGCCTTCGGGCTTTCGGTAAAGGCCATTGGAGTTTCGAGCCTTCGGGCGCTGGCCCTCGGCGCTGGGGAGTTCGACGGAGTGATCGCCGCCGTGCTCGACGCCAGAAAGCAGCAGGTCTACGGCGCACTCTACGACGGGAAGAGTTTTGTTGAGGTTTCCCCCGAAGGAGCCTTCGATCCCGGAGATTTCGCGAAAAAAGCCCTCGAAACCGGGAAAAAAATCCTCTTTACGGGGTCGGGAACGGGGGCTTACCGGGAGACGTGGAGGGCGGTTCTTGGGGAAAACTTCGCAACCGCTCCCGAAGAGAAGTGGAATATCGACCCCGGAGTGGTCGCCCTTCTCGGGCTGGCCGCCTTCGAGGCGGGGAGGGGAGTCGACCCCTCGGAACTTCGGCCCGTCTACCACCGCCTCAGCGAGGCCGAGGAAAAGGCAAGAAAACCGTAA
- a CDS encoding acyl-CoA thioesterase yields MVCKIAASQSARRIFPAGFLFRMKGKEFPLRFSSFEGQAAKRATKTVSCNTARSAPEKRRSPSPKEEAGPGEQLMKDFPISMRVEVRWRDADPLGHVNNAVYLTYFEMARVAFLKALLGSISMESVNFVIASITCEYVTPVFVGDMIEIGIKVTEAGRTSFDFEYLILHALEGFPVASGKSTQVFYDFQESRKMPIPEGWLESVEMIQGEKIKRR; encoded by the coding sequence ATGGTCTGCAAAATTGCCGCGAGCCAAAGTGCGAGAAGGATTTTCCCTGCCGGCTTTCTATTTCGGATGAAGGGCAAGGAGTTCCCACTTCGCTTTTCAAGCTTCGAGGGACAAGCCGCAAAGCGCGCGACGAAGACAGTATCGTGTAATACGGCGAGGAGCGCGCCTGAGAAACGACGCAGCCCTTCGCCGAAAGAGGAAGCCGGTCCAGGAGAACAACTCATGAAAGATTTCCCGATCTCCATGCGGGTAGAAGTCCGCTGGAGAGACGCCGACCCTCTGGGCCACGTCAACAACGCCGTCTACCTCACCTATTTCGAGATGGCGAGGGTGGCCTTTCTCAAGGCCCTGCTCGGCTCGATTTCGATGGAATCGGTGAATTTCGTAATCGCGAGCATCACCTGCGAGTACGTTACCCCCGTCTTCGTGGGGGATATGATAGAGATAGGGATAAAGGTCACCGAAGCGGGGCGGACGAGCTTCGACTTCGAGTATCTGATACTCCACGCCCTTGAGGGATTCCCTGTGGCGAGCGGAAAATCCACGCAGGTTTTCTACGATTTTCAGGAATCGAGGAAGATGCCGATACCGGAAGGTTGGCTGGAAAGCGTGGAGATGATTCAGGGAGAAAAAATTAAACGGCGATAG
- a CDS encoding ferrous iron transport protein A produces the protein MSLSELKKGQEAIVESIPEGDVRHQLLRFGIAPGTKVLCHARIPFGPIVLRFGGQEIAIGRGLAKSLKVRPGSLKKAE, from the coding sequence GTGAGCCTTTCCGAACTTAAAAAAGGTCAGGAAGCGATAGTAGAATCGATACCGGAGGGCGATGTCCGCCATCAGCTCCTTCGTTTCGGGATCGCGCCGGGGACGAAGGTGCTGTGCCATGCGCGGATTCCCTTCGGCCCGATTGTTCTTCGCTTCGGCGGCCAGGAGATAGCCATCGGAAGAGGGCTGGCCAAATCCCTAAAGGTTCGCCCCGGTTCCCTGAAGAAAGCGGAATAA
- the feoB gene encoding ferrous iron transport protein B, translating into MSNCHCSAVEELFPGGQKKLVLVGNPNVGKSVFFGAWSGLYVEVSNFPGTTVEVMGGKAGSWSVYDTPGVYGVGSFNDEERVARDVILGADVVVNVVDSTHLERDLFLTLQVLDMGIPMVVALNFTDEAKANGIEIDLPALTRELGVEVIPCAAVQGKGIAEVLEAVERAVPGHPTPEVEKRVTALLDRIDMRPEALMVAEGDEVVALRHGVHLSGGEEGREAIYILRRERVNKLVDEVVKRPHGKGRVRDFIGRMCLEPVSGLLILAIMLLAAYQVVGVFVAGDIVAVTEGKIMQGLYEPWVIGTVSRWVSPESFLGAILIGEFGLFTMTVTYLFGLLLPLVAGFYVTLSLLEDSGYLPRLAAFVDRMMNGIGLNGRAIIPIILGFGCVQLGTITTRILGSHRERTIATAILNFVIPCSAQIGVITGMLAAIGGVYTAVYGASIFLCLVIVGTVMGKVVPGETTELLIDLPPMRIPRLGNIARKTVMRTFFFMKEALPWFAAGALGVSILLRTGVLAAWQTALSPLTQGWLGLPGEASTAFVMGMVRRDFGAAGLTSLSLSPWQTVVALVTMTLFVPCIASLMVLFKERGMKQGMYIWVSSWIIAFIAGGILARIVL; encoded by the coding sequence ATGAGCAATTGTCACTGCAGCGCGGTTGAAGAGCTTTTCCCCGGAGGACAGAAGAAACTGGTCCTCGTGGGGAACCCCAACGTCGGAAAGTCTGTCTTTTTCGGAGCGTGGAGCGGCCTTTACGTGGAGGTTTCAAACTTTCCCGGCACCACCGTCGAGGTTATGGGCGGCAAGGCCGGTTCGTGGTCGGTTTACGACACTCCCGGCGTTTACGGCGTCGGCTCCTTCAACGACGAGGAGCGCGTCGCCAGAGACGTGATACTGGGCGCGGACGTAGTGGTAAACGTCGTCGATTCGACCCACCTCGAAAGAGACCTCTTTCTTACCCTTCAGGTGCTGGACATGGGAATTCCCATGGTCGTCGCTCTCAACTTCACCGACGAGGCGAAAGCCAACGGAATAGAGATAGACCTTCCCGCCCTGACTCGCGAGCTTGGCGTGGAGGTCATCCCCTGCGCCGCCGTGCAGGGCAAGGGGATAGCCGAGGTGCTGGAGGCGGTGGAACGCGCCGTGCCGGGACACCCCACGCCGGAGGTGGAAAAGAGAGTCACCGCGCTTCTGGACCGGATCGACATGAGGCCGGAGGCGCTGATGGTTGCCGAGGGGGACGAGGTAGTCGCCCTCCGCCACGGCGTCCACCTGAGCGGCGGTGAAGAGGGCCGGGAGGCTATCTACATTCTTCGCCGGGAGCGGGTGAACAAGCTCGTCGATGAGGTGGTCAAAAGGCCCCACGGGAAAGGCAGAGTCCGGGATTTCATCGGCCGGATGTGCCTTGAGCCGGTCAGCGGGCTTCTCATACTCGCTATCATGCTTCTTGCCGCCTATCAGGTCGTCGGCGTCTTCGTCGCGGGCGACATCGTGGCGGTGACCGAGGGCAAGATAATGCAGGGGCTTTACGAGCCCTGGGTAATCGGGACGGTTTCGAGGTGGGTCTCGCCCGAGAGCTTTCTCGGGGCGATACTCATCGGGGAATTCGGCCTTTTCACGATGACCGTGACCTACCTCTTCGGCCTCCTCCTTCCTCTAGTGGCAGGTTTTTACGTCACCCTCTCGCTGCTGGAGGATTCCGGCTACCTCCCGAGGCTCGCGGCCTTCGTCGATCGCATGATGAACGGCATCGGCCTCAACGGCAGGGCGATTATCCCGATAATCCTCGGCTTCGGCTGCGTGCAGCTCGGGACCATCACCACGAGGATTCTGGGCTCCCACCGCGAGAGGACGATAGCCACGGCGATACTCAACTTCGTCATACCCTGCTCGGCTCAGATAGGCGTCATCACAGGAATGCTCGCTGCGATAGGCGGCGTCTACACCGCCGTCTATGGCGCTTCCATCTTCCTTTGCCTCGTGATAGTCGGCACCGTGATGGGCAAGGTGGTTCCCGGCGAGACGACCGAGCTTTTGATCGACCTGCCGCCCATGCGCATCCCGAGGCTAGGCAACATCGCGAGAAAGACCGTGATGAGAACCTTCTTCTTTATGAAGGAAGCCCTGCCGTGGTTCGCCGCAGGCGCGCTTGGCGTCTCCATCCTCCTTCGCACCGGAGTCCTCGCGGCCTGGCAGACGGCCCTTTCGCCGCTGACCCAGGGGTGGCTCGGGCTCCCCGGCGAAGCCTCCACGGCCTTCGTCATGGGTATGGTAAGACGCGATTTCGGAGCGGCGGGGCTAACCTCGCTGTCCCTTTCGCCCTGGCAGACCGTCGTCGCCCTCGTGACCATGACCCTCTTTGTGCCCTGCATAGCGAGCCTGATGGTTCTTTTCAAGGAGCGCGGAATGAAGCAGGGGATGTATATCTGGGTCAGTTCGTGGATTATCGCTTTTATCGCCGGGGGTATACTGGCGAGAATAGTACTGTAG
- a CDS encoding peptide-methionine (S)-S-oxide reductase, whose amino-acid sequence MEGVVATVAGYTGGTKGKPTYNFLGDHTETVLVVFDPAKISYEILLQVFAKSHDPFTESGPKQYRNAVFSANEEQLGRAKAFLKALGEREGKEVKTEVELVSSFTPAEDYHQKYYLRQNTDFYRALRERYRSEADFLSSTAAARLNGYLGGNGKLEFTKTVEKLGLPPRLTEELKRLASRRLK is encoded by the coding sequence ATCGAGGGAGTAGTCGCCACCGTCGCCGGGTACACGGGAGGCACGAAGGGAAAGCCCACCTACAACTTCCTCGGCGACCACACCGAAACCGTGCTGGTCGTCTTCGACCCCGCTAAAATCTCCTATGAGATCCTCCTTCAGGTCTTTGCAAAAAGCCATGACCCTTTCACCGAATCGGGGCCGAAGCAGTACCGAAACGCCGTCTTCTCAGCGAACGAAGAACAGCTCGGGCGCGCCAAAGCCTTCCTGAAAGCCCTTGGGGAAAGGGAGGGCAAAGAGGTGAAGACCGAAGTCGAACTGGTCAGCTCCTTCACTCCCGCCGAGGACTACCACCAGAAATACTACCTCCGCCAGAACACGGACTTTTACAGGGCGCTTCGGGAGCGCTACCGGAGCGAGGCCGACTTTCTCTCCTCCACCGCGGCGGCCAGACTTAACGGCTACCTCGGCGGAAACGGGAAGCTGGAATTCACAAAAACAGTTGAAAAGCTGGGACTCCCGCCCCGGCTGACGGAAGAGTTGAAACGGCTGGCATCGAGGCGGCTGAAGTAG
- the msrB gene encoding peptide-methionine (R)-S-oxide reductase: MKEVLVIALFGILCFSSSLSFSGEKTAGTLRLYSAADKKFYEAEPLRLSEKEWRERLSPEAFNVTREAGTERPHSGKYWNNHEEGIYSCIACGTDLFDSATKFESGTGWPSFWAPIAPENILTRVDKGFFTTRTEVVCRRCEAHLGHVFDDGPPPTGLRYCMNSAALNFTPKAKDK, encoded by the coding sequence ATGAAAGAAGTTCTCGTGATAGCCCTCTTCGGGATTTTGTGCTTTTCCTCGTCCCTTTCCTTTTCCGGCGAAAAGACCGCCGGGACGCTCCGCCTCTACTCCGCCGCCGACAAGAAGTTTTACGAGGCCGAGCCGCTCCGTCTCTCCGAGAAGGAGTGGAGAGAGCGCCTCTCGCCGGAGGCCTTCAACGTCACGCGGGAGGCTGGAACGGAAAGGCCCCACAGCGGGAAATACTGGAACAACCACGAGGAGGGAATCTATTCGTGCATAGCGTGCGGAACCGATCTCTTCGACTCCGCCACCAAGTTTGAATCCGGCACGGGCTGGCCCAGCTTCTGGGCGCCCATCGCCCCCGAAAACATCCTGACGCGGGTCGACAAGGGCTTTTTTACCACCCGCACCGAAGTAGTATGCAGAAGGTGCGAAGCGCACCTCGGCCACGTCTTCGACGACGGCCCCCCGCCTACCGGCCTTCGCTACTGCATGAACTCGGCGGCGCTGAATTTCACCCCGAAGGCTAAAGACAAATGA